In Liquorilactobacillus hordei DSM 19519, the following proteins share a genomic window:
- a CDS encoding GNAT family N-acetyltransferase encodes MVTNLITVTNNDIDTLRQISIETFSDTFGAENSKEDLEKYLESAYDSQKLEKEVENHESNFQFIYYQNQLAGYLKLNIGSAQSELQSDDALEVERIYIKKEFKRLGLGKQLISYAIDEAKKAHKKYIWLGVWEHNEGAIVFYQKQGFVEFSEHIFDLGGDEQRDILMKKSLI; translated from the coding sequence ATGGTAACTAATTTAATAACAGTAACCAACAATGACATTGATACATTAAGACAAATTAGTATTGAAACTTTTTCAGACACTTTCGGAGCTGAGAATTCAAAAGAAGACTTAGAAAAATATTTAGAGTCTGCTTATGATTCACAGAAGCTAGAAAAAGAAGTTGAGAACCATGAAAGTAATTTTCAGTTCATTTACTATCAAAATCAGCTAGCGGGTTATCTCAAATTAAATATTGGTAGTGCACAATCGGAATTACAAAGCGATGACGCGTTAGAGGTCGAGCGAATTTATATTAAAAAAGAATTCAAGCGCTTAGGATTAGGAAAACAATTAATCTCATATGCCATTGATGAAGCTAAAAAAGCGCATAAGAAATACATCTGGTTAGGCGTTTGGGAACACAATGAGGGTGCGATTGTATTCTATCAGAAACAAGGTTTTGTTGAGTTTAGTGAACATATTTTTGATTTAGGCGGCGATGAACAACGTGATATTTTAATGAAAAAATCACTAATATAA
- a CDS encoding TetR-like C-terminal domain-containing protein, with protein sequence MLEQKIINPSTKRQRNQYFASFIAGAVISIQIQWLSEGMKETPAEMGRILNSIFIEV encoded by the coding sequence TTGCTAGAACAAAAAATCATCAACCCTTCAACTAAGAGGCAACGAAATCAGTATTTTGCTTCATTTATAGCTGGTGCAGTAATTTCCATTCAGATTCAGTGGCTAAGTGAAGGAATGAAAGAAACACCGGCTGAAATGGGAAGAATTCTAAATAGTATTTTTATTGAGGTATAA
- a CDS encoding TetR/AcrR family transcriptional regulator, which yields MSPQETKKLKLNRIHKALLSLLADYPLSDITVSTLCRNAGVSRTYYYRNYKSMQEIIARHQEMAIKSYLRILPHAAHMDFAQFMTAYFQLMQRQSTETTLLINAGLTNTLIKTFRTV from the coding sequence ATGTCACCTCAGGAAACAAAAAAACTAAAACTCAATCGAATACACAAAGCACTCTTATCTCTTCTAGCTGATTACCCTCTCAGCGACATTACAGTTTCAACTTTGTGTCGTAATGCAGGAGTCTCGCGTACTTATTATTATCGAAACTATAAGTCTATGCAAGAAATCATAGCGCGCCATCAGGAAATGGCTATTAAATCCTACTTGCGGATTTTGCCACATGCTGCACATATGGATTTTGCACAATTTATGACTGCATACTTCCAATTAATGCAGCGACAATCAACTGAAACCACGTTACTCATTAATGCTGGTTTAACAAATACTTTAATCAAGACCTTTCGAACCGTGTAA
- a CDS encoding MarR family winged helix-turn-helix transcriptional regulator, with protein MNEDILRNIGTIARALDSISNIEFKKIQLEKGQYLYLSRIFENPGITQREISELLCVDKTTTNRAITRLIEKKLVIKKDDPSNQKNKLLFATLTGEKLYTTLRKESDYSTKIALTGLSVTEAEELNYLLLKMTKNVVNNWNEVKKGYKRVY; from the coding sequence ATGAACGAAGATATTTTACGTAATATTGGGACAATTGCGAGAGCTCTTGATTCTATTAGCAATATCGAATTTAAAAAAATTCAACTTGAAAAAGGACAATATCTTTATTTAAGTAGAATTTTTGAAAATCCTGGAATTACCCAAAGAGAAATCTCAGAATTATTATGTGTTGATAAAACGACTACAAATCGTGCTATTACCCGTTTAATCGAAAAAAAATTGGTAATAAAGAAGGATGATCCTAGTAATCAAAAAAATAAACTCTTGTTTGCTACTTTGACTGGGGAAAAATTATATACAACTCTTAGAAAAGAGAGTGACTATTCAACCAAAATAGCTTTAACAGGACTTAGTGTTACAGAGGCGGAAGAATTAAATTATTTACTTCTAAAAATGACAAAAAATGTTGTTAACAATTGGAATGAAGTAAAAAAAGGATATAAGAGAGTATATTAA